The region CTCGACGCCGACTTCACGCCGCGCTCCGACCTCCTGGAGGAGCTGCTGCCGTACATGGAGGCCGACGAGCGCATCGGGATCGTCCAGTCCCCGCAGTACTTCCGGGTCCTGGACTCGCAGAACTGGATCGAGCGCGGGGCCGGGGCCGTCCAGGAGCTCTTCTACCGCTCGGTGCAGGTCTCGCGGCAGGGCAGTGACGGCGCGATCTGCGTGGGCTCCTGCGCCATCTACCGGCGCGCCGCCCTCGACACCAATGGCGGTACGACGCTCATCGAGCACTCCGAGGACGTGCACACCGGCTTCGACCTGCGCGGGCTCGGCTGGGACCTGAAGTACGTGCCGGTCGCCCTGTCGACCGGGGTGTGCCCGGACACGGCCGGGGCCTTCTTCAACCAGCAGTACCGCTGGTGCTCGGGGTCGATGTCGCTGCTCGGCAGCAAGAAGTTCTGGGACGCGCCGATCCGCTTCTCCAGTCGGCTCTGCTACATGTCCGGGTTCTTCTACTACATCCACACTGCGCTGTTCACCTTCGTGGCCCCGCTGGTACCGATCGTCCTGCTGCTGACCAGCCCCGAGATGCTCCAGGTCAAGCACCTGGTGTGGGTGCTGCCGAGCATCGTCTACACGGCCATGATCTTCCCGATGTGGCACAAGGCGCCCTACCGCCTGGAGGCCTGGTCGGCACGGATGATGTACGGCTGGGCGCATGTCTTCGCCATCTGGGACATCCTGCGCAAGCAGCGCATGGGCTGGCAGCCGACCGGCTCCAAGGGCGCGAAGAAGAACAAGACCCGGCGGTTCTGGCTGGGGATGTGGATCTGGAGCGGCGGGACGGCCGTGGTCTGGGTCGGCGCCGCCGTGTACCGGCTGTTCACCGGCTATCCGCCGGACTTCGCCCTCGTCCTGTCCTCCGGGCTGTTCTACGCGCTGGTGGTCGCCCGGGCGCTGATCCAGCCCAAGGAACACCACGCCGAGGTACGGCCTCAGGAGCTTCAGACCGTGGGTGACACCGCATGATCCGCAAGACCCTGCTCCCACTGGCCGTGGTGCTCATGTCCCTGGTGGGGGCATCCGGCTGCGGTGTGTTCGGGGGCGCGGACGACCCGCCCGCCGAGGCCGCGAGGGAACCGGGCGCCGGGGACTCCTCCGGACAGGCGGCGCAGCAGCGGCCGTACGACGTGGAGAAGTTGCTGCACCCCGCGAAGAAGTACTTCGGGGTCGCCGTTGACGGTGCGCCCAGCTCGATGAAGCCCGTGGACGCCTTCGCGAAGACGGTCGGCAAGAAGCCGAACATGGTCGGGTCGTACTCCTCGTGGGGTAACGGATTCAACGCCGAGGGCGCGAAGAACGTCTTCGACGACGGAGGGCTGCTGTACGTCTCGTGGGAGCCGTTCAAGCCCGGCCTCGGCGAGATCGCGGACGGCTCGCAGGACACGTACATCAAGAAGTTCGCGGCGAGCGTCCGCAAGACGGCCGTGCCCGTCGCGATCAGCTTCGGGCACGAGATGAACGGCCACTGGTACCCGTGGGGGACCAAGGACACTACGGCCGCGACCTTCGTGAAGGCATGGCGGCACATCCACGACCTCTTCCAGGAGGAGGGCGCCACCAACGTGGTCTGGGTGTGGAGCCCCAACGTGGTCAACCCCGTCCCGTCGGTGAAGCTGGAGCCTTACTGGCCCGGTGACG is a window of Streptomyces sp. NBC_00271 DNA encoding:
- a CDS encoding glycoside hydrolase family 26 protein, with translation MIRKTLLPLAVVLMSLVGASGCGVFGGADDPPAEAAREPGAGDSSGQAAQQRPYDVEKLLHPAKKYFGVAVDGAPSSMKPVDAFAKTVGKKPNMVGSYSSWGNGFNAEGAKNVFDDGGLLYVSWEPFKPGLGEIADGSQDTYIKKFAASVRKTAVPVAISFGHEMNGHWYPWGTKDTTAATFVKAWRHIHDLFQEEGATNVVWVWSPNVVNPVPSVKLEPYWPGDAYVDWVGIVGYWAQTGAHTFDTLYGPTRRQVAGFTDKPVLISETSAEPGERRRDDVRGLLGGVEANDDVIGFLWFNIPKRADWRIQSSPLALAEFKRLIADDAFGFEVPRS
- a CDS encoding glycosyltransferase family 2 protein; translated protein: MSSLDSARMSGGAGAGGRRTGRHGGRRGAVEAPLGLLPAPPSHAEKYSYVKRRLWVLTLASVVSFGCLTISQVALAQASPLMWIFGPPLAFTVVYYLVSLKVNGFTRDFDFAYHQELVRGWRPAVYPTVDVFLPVCGEPIEVLHNTWTHVRQLADRYPGRCVPFVLDDGASPELAAMARDFGFRYGTRDNRGWFKKAGNLHYGFRQSDGKYILILDADFTPRSDLLEELLPYMEADERIGIVQSPQYFRVLDSQNWIERGAGAVQELFYRSVQVSRQGSDGAICVGSCAIYRRAALDTNGGTTLIEHSEDVHTGFDLRGLGWDLKYVPVALSTGVCPDTAGAFFNQQYRWCSGSMSLLGSKKFWDAPIRFSSRLCYMSGFFYYIHTALFTFVAPLVPIVLLLTSPEMLQVKHLVWVLPSIVYTAMIFPMWHKAPYRLEAWSARMMYGWAHVFAIWDILRKQRMGWQPTGSKGAKKNKTRRFWLGMWIWSGGTAVVWVGAAVYRLFTGYPPDFALVLSSGLFYALVVARALIQPKEHHAEVRPQELQTVGDTA